One genomic segment of Deinococcus sp. LM3 includes these proteins:
- a CDS encoding transposase, whose protein sequence is MLPLLLLFLGLPAHQTRFFAHLIPLWQAIPGRVNARNFSRYSEWDERTFRRWMHKTLPWDELHWGLVRLLIRWGVLGSRFILAIDASFIPKSGKKTEGLGAFWNGSQSRSDTGLELSCLALISLTGQHAFPLDIRQTRPKQDRADRLEQYLEQLKDVFTQRRAWLSGHLRAVVADGQYAKKMFMDAVHAEKIAFVTKLQSNANLLYPFTGAHPTRRGARRKWGGKVDFKDWSGWQSVPGDAQERVWTRVVWAPHFGRFLRVVVIERLDRKGQVKAHVVLCSTDTTMPAQEIRALYSARFQLEFVFRDAKQFAGLTTCQLRSTTGLENHWNAACFALSLGRAEYLLERSARTGRPADVVPFSYEDVKRRAFNRLFASRILANLGLSRRFVELEEHPSRPLDLGVKAA, encoded by the coding sequence CTCGGACTCCCAGCCCACCAGACCCGCTTCTTCGCTCACCTCATTCCCCTCTGGCAAGCCATTCCAGGCCGGGTCAACGCCAGGAACTTCAGCCGCTACAGCGAGTGGGACGAGCGCACCTTCCGCCGATGGATGCACAAGACGCTGCCCTGGGATGAACTCCACTGGGGACTGGTGCGACTCCTGATTCGCTGGGGGGTCCTCGGTTCACGGTTCATCCTGGCCATCGACGCCAGTTTCATCCCCAAGTCAGGCAAGAAGACCGAAGGGCTCGGGGCGTTCTGGAACGGCTCGCAGAGCCGTTCCGACACCGGACTGGAGTTGTCCTGCCTGGCCCTGATCAGCCTCACCGGCCAGCATGCCTTCCCGCTGGACATCCGTCAGACCCGGCCCAAACAGGACCGGGCAGATCGCCTCGAACAGTATCTGGAGCAACTGAAAGACGTCTTCACCCAGCGACGCGCTTGGCTGTCCGGCCATCTGCGCGCGGTCGTGGCTGACGGCCAGTACGCCAAGAAGATGTTCATGGACGCCGTCCATGCCGAGAAGATCGCTTTCGTCACCAAGCTCCAGTCGAATGCCAACCTGCTCTACCCGTTCACTGGCGCGCATCCCACACGCCGGGGTGCCCGGCGGAAGTGGGGTGGCAAGGTCGATTTCAAAGATTGGAGCGGGTGGCAGAGCGTTCCGGGTGACGCTCAGGAGCGGGTGTGGACGCGGGTGGTGTGGGCCCCTCACTTCGGCCGCTTTCTGCGGGTGGTGGTGATCGAGCGTCTTGATCGGAAGGGTCAGGTGAAGGCCCATGTGGTGCTGTGCAGCACGGACACGACCATGCCGGCACAGGAGATCCGGGCGCTGTACAGCGCCCGGTTCCAGCTGGAGTTCGTCTTCCGTGATGCCAAGCAGTTCGCGGGGCTGACGACCTGCCAGCTCCGGTCGACGACGGGGCTGGAGAATCACTGGAACGCCGCGTGTTTTGCGCTTTCGTTGGGTCGTGCGGAGTACCTACTGGAGCGGTCTGCCCGTACGGGCAGACCGGCTGATGTGGTGCCGTTTTCGTACGAGGACGTGAAGCGGCGCGCGTTTAACCGGCTGTTCGCCTCGCGAATTCTGGCCAATCTGGGTCTTTCACGGCGATTCGTTGAATTGGAGGAACATCCGTCCAGGCCGCTGGATCTCGGCGTCAAAGCTGCTTGA